CCGTCAATTGACCAGGAAACATAATTCGGAGTCCATTCCATGGCGTAGGTATGGAATGATTCGTTTGAGGCTGGCGAAATCACGTGGCTAGGATCGGCACTTTGAATCTTGGTGTTTTCACCAGGACCGTATCCTGTAATGATGTTGGACTGGAATTTACCCGGATCCTTACCGAGAATTTCGATGTCGACTTCGACCCACGGTTCCGGGGCGCCCAGGTAGGAGTCGTTGTGGTAGAGGAACATGGAGCTGACCGTGCCGGAGCCTGCGGCCATTTTCATGCGGGCTTCGAACTTACCGTACATCCAGGTCTGTCTTGTATAGAGCTCGGCGCCGGTATAATCTCTGTCGTCTATAGTTTGTGCCATAGTTGCTACCGCCGCGATTGCGAGTACGGAAAGAGTCGTTTTAAGATGCATTATGCCTCCGATTAACACATCCACATCACCGGTAATGAATTTATAAAGAAAAAAATGACCCTGCAATATCTGCAAATGTCAAAAAGATAAATGTGTATCAACCGAACTATGAAAAGGGAGAAGTCTCTCCCTGATTTCAGCCCCGATTATTGTTGCAGAAGCAATCCAATACTGAATGAAATCGGGGCTTCCATCACCCTTTCGCCTAGGGGCTCCGCCCCTAAAACCCTAGAATTCGGGGAAATTTTTTGCTTAAAGATCCAGCGATTCCTGCACAAATGTTTCGGCGAGTGCTTTCGGAATGCTCTTGTGGAACATCTCGTAGGCGGTGCGCGTGGCGGTACGGCCACGCGGCGTTCGCGCGAGGAGCCCCTTGCGGATCAGGTACGGCTCATAGACTTCTTCGAGGGTGTCCGGCTCCTCGCCGAGCGCGGCCCCGATGGTGCCAAGCCCCACGGGGCCACCGCCGAACTTGTCGATAATCATCGAAAGAATCTTCCGGTCCATAAAGTCGAGGCCTTCTCCGTCGATTCCAAGCATTTCAAGCGTCTTGGATGCCGACATCAGGTCTATGACTCCGGTGCCGCGAACCTGAGCAACGTCCCTGCAGCGCCTGAGGACGCGGTTTGCAATACGCGGCGTTCCGCGACAGCGCCCGCTCAAGAGCTTGGCGGCATCTTCTTCGAGCCCGACATTCAAAATCTTCGCGCTTCGCATCAAGATGCTCTTGATGTCTTCGTCGTCGTAAAGTTCCAGACGGTATTGGAGGCCGAAACGGTCACGCAGCGGGCTAGTCAAGAGTCCGCTTCTGGTAGTTGCGCCCACCAGCGTAAAATGCTTGAGCGGCAGGTTCACGCTGCGGGCGGCAGGCC
Above is a window of uncultured Fibrobacter sp. DNA encoding:
- the ruvB gene encoding Holliday junction branch migration DNA helicase RuvB, yielding MDDQRIISPERRTGDESDVERTLRPPSLDEFTGQKNIKESLSIAIEAAKHRGDALDHCLFCGPPGLGKTTLAGIIAKEMGVNIHITSGPVLEKASDLAGLLTSLQENDILFIDEIHRLNRVVEEYLYPAMEDFRLDIMLDSGPAARSVNLPLKHFTLVGATTRSGLLTSPLRDRFGLQYRLELYDDEDIKSILMRSAKILNVGLEEDAAKLLSGRCRGTPRIANRVLRRCRDVAQVRGTGVIDLMSASKTLEMLGIDGEGLDFMDRKILSMIIDKFGGGPVGLGTIGAALGEEPDTLEEVYEPYLIRKGLLARTPRGRTATRTAYEMFHKSIPKALAETFVQESLDL